The proteins below come from a single Desulfitobacterium metallireducens DSM 15288 genomic window:
- a CDS encoding nucleotide sugar dehydrogenase, with protein sequence MKQKLLNKIKNKEITVGVVGIGYVGLPLAVEKAKAGFKTIGFDVQSAKVDMVNEGHNYIGDVVDSDLKELVEKGMLSATTDFSFVKDVDFIAICVPTPLDSHQQPDISYVKSSSEEVAKYLKRETMVVLESTTYPGTTEELIKPILEQGSGLKCGEDFYLGFSPERVDPGNLIFKTKNTPKVVGAIGEDATEVIAAMYRTVLAGDVFTVSSPAIAEMEKILENTYRNVNIGLVNELSMLCHKMGINFWEVVDAAKTKPYGFQAFYPGPGLGGHCIPLDPYYLSWKAREYGFHTSMIESSMMINDRMPEYCVERAGDILNKDKKALNGSKILTLGVAYKQDIDDYRESPALRVIDLLKKEGASVDYYDSYIQEYRFNGEKFKGLDSIDANILKDYDLVVITTAHTNVDYDFVAENSRWVFDTKNAAKNVNNRDNIVLL encoded by the coding sequence ATGAAGCAAAAATTACTTAATAAAATCAAAAACAAAGAAATAACAGTGGGTGTAGTAGGCATCGGCTATGTTGGGTTACCTCTTGCTGTCGAAAAGGCGAAAGCCGGATTTAAGACCATTGGTTTTGATGTCCAGTCCGCAAAGGTGGATATGGTTAATGAGGGTCATAATTATATCGGCGATGTTGTGGATAGCGACCTTAAAGAGTTAGTCGAAAAAGGGATGCTCTCGGCAACAACAGACTTCAGTTTTGTAAAGGACGTTGACTTTATTGCGATTTGCGTTCCTACACCGCTGGATTCTCATCAGCAGCCAGACATTAGCTATGTTAAGTCATCCTCTGAGGAAGTGGCTAAATATCTTAAAAGAGAAACGATGGTCGTGTTGGAATCGACGACCTATCCTGGTACAACAGAAGAACTGATCAAGCCAATCCTTGAACAAGGCTCTGGTTTAAAATGTGGTGAGGACTTTTACCTCGGATTTTCTCCAGAACGTGTTGATCCCGGCAATCTGATTTTTAAAACGAAAAACACACCTAAAGTCGTAGGTGCTATTGGCGAAGATGCAACTGAAGTTATTGCAGCTATGTATCGTACCGTGCTGGCGGGAGATGTATTTACCGTGTCTAGTCCGGCTATAGCTGAGATGGAGAAAATTCTCGAAAACACCTACCGTAATGTTAACATCGGATTGGTCAATGAACTTTCTATGCTTTGTCATAAGATGGGCATTAATTTCTGGGAAGTTGTTGATGCGGCCAAGACTAAACCTTATGGCTTCCAAGCCTTTTATCCAGGTCCCGGCTTAGGCGGACATTGCATACCTCTCGATCCCTATTACCTTTCTTGGAAAGCAAGAGAGTACGGTTTCCATACCTCGATGATCGAGAGCTCGATGATGATTAATGATAGAATGCCTGAATACTGCGTTGAGAGAGCAGGCGATATTTTAAACAAGGACAAGAAAGCGCTTAACGGTTCAAAAATTCTTACCCTGGGTGTGGCTTATAAACAGGATATTGATGATTATCGAGAAAGCCCGGCGCTTCGGGTTATCGATCTCTTGAAAAAAGAAGGGGCATCTGTTGATTACTATGACTCCTATATCCAGGAGTATCGGTTTAATGGTGAAAAGTTTAAAGGACTGGATAGTATTGATGCCAATATCCTCAAAGACTATGATTTAGTGGTTATTACGACGGCGCATACAAATGTTGATTATGATTTCGTTGCCGAAAATTCTCGGTGGGTATTTGACACGAAGAATGCAGCTAAGAATGTAAACAATCGGGATAATATTGTATTGCTGTAG
- a CDS encoding RyR domain-containing protein has translation MLHYIGDSAKRIDRIAYTENGVNRVKEDIKILGAMGIAQKMGSEIDNSCLVSLTASNNGTTYGIPENEQINDWNIDQQQLSSNDFVVLYDLDIAQRQHIPVCDATTIAFLKHRNINLLRNATLRKTEKPKLIPIVSMNDLRANGATVSKAISWERTATDFLRDLSYGICQELLAKFPVFVVLLETDGMLVRQNDILTLYFTPAKAEGDTGSLENEGIRNAICTQIVKQIATEEYEFSKVLPNAIGVQALPNLDQLEAPESWSILNEVCGRDRLELIEAAKRIVINGEKEILDAVPSCQYGGLQTVDRMEIENYRAIVNLMQNYAKDKDNRPLSLAVFGFPGSGKSFGIKQIAKTLGGFEIFVFNLSQFTKLSELEVSFQEIRDASIKGERLPLVFFDEFDSSFNGEALGWLKYFLAPMQDGVFMEDGRERQLGRAIFVFAGGTSTSFHNFIRSEQELFKKVKGPDFISRLKGYLNIQGPNPVNQEDKAYIIRRAMLLRSMIGRSAKQLLDSNQKVNIDENILYALLTTETYRHGARSLEFFISMSPLLGEKKWYSSLLPPRSQMDIHVDAEEFMSKVSVLGMCKELAKMSHEMYLEAELAKSPNKDLQAVTHWKNLNETYQKSNISQIQFHIERFIDSNIAIRQKTLPNKEFVFNDEDLLELSKAEHDRWYKERIRDGWVYGDKRDNSRKVHNNLVPWEQLSKEDKQKDTDVILRIPLLFNKIGLELYYR, from the coding sequence ATGTTGCATTATATTGGAGATAGTGCTAAACGGATAGACAGGATTGCTTACACGGAAAACGGAGTAAATAGGGTAAAAGAGGATATAAAAATTCTTGGAGCGATGGGCATTGCTCAAAAGATGGGTAGTGAGATTGATAATAGTTGCTTAGTTTCACTTACGGCGTCTAACAACGGAACTACTTATGGAATCCCTGAGAATGAACAGATCAACGATTGGAATATTGACCAGCAACAATTAAGTTCGAATGATTTTGTCGTTCTCTATGACCTAGATATTGCACAACGCCAACATATTCCCGTTTGTGACGCAACAACAATTGCCTTTCTTAAACACAGAAATATTAATTTGCTAAGGAATGCAACCCTGAGAAAAACTGAAAAGCCGAAGCTAATCCCCATTGTCTCGATGAATGATTTAAGAGCAAATGGTGCAACAGTAAGTAAAGCGATTTCATGGGAGAGAACTGCGACTGATTTTTTACGAGATTTATCTTACGGAATTTGCCAAGAATTACTGGCGAAGTTTCCGGTGTTCGTTGTACTTTTGGAAACAGATGGAATGCTAGTTCGTCAAAATGATATCTTAACCCTTTACTTCACACCTGCAAAAGCTGAAGGGGATACAGGATCTTTGGAAAACGAAGGGATTCGGAACGCTATTTGTACACAAATAGTTAAACAAATAGCAACTGAGGAATATGAGTTTTCGAAAGTTTTGCCTAATGCTATAGGAGTTCAAGCACTGCCTAATCTGGACCAGTTGGAAGCCCCCGAATCTTGGAGCATTTTGAATGAGGTATGTGGCCGGGATCGGCTTGAGTTGATTGAAGCTGCCAAGAGAATTGTGATCAATGGGGAAAAAGAAATTTTGGATGCTGTTCCATCGTGTCAATATGGTGGTTTGCAAACGGTTGATCGCATGGAAATCGAAAATTATCGGGCAATTGTTAATTTGATGCAGAATTATGCCAAAGACAAAGACAATAGGCCCTTAAGTCTTGCCGTATTTGGCTTCCCGGGTTCAGGTAAATCCTTTGGGATCAAGCAGATTGCGAAAACTCTGGGAGGATTTGAAATCTTTGTTTTTAATCTCTCCCAATTCACGAAATTAAGTGAGCTCGAAGTGTCTTTTCAAGAGATTAGAGATGCCTCGATTAAGGGGGAACGGTTACCTTTAGTCTTTTTCGATGAGTTTGATTCATCTTTTAATGGCGAAGCTTTGGGATGGCTCAAGTACTTTCTAGCTCCCATGCAGGACGGAGTATTTATGGAGGATGGGCGTGAACGCCAGCTAGGGCGTGCCATATTTGTCTTTGCTGGTGGAACGAGTACTTCTTTTCATAATTTTATTCGATCAGAACAAGAGCTGTTTAAAAAGGTCAAAGGACCAGATTTTATTAGCCGATTAAAGGGATATTTGAATATTCAAGGCCCTAATCCAGTAAATCAAGAGGATAAAGCCTATATCATTCGGCGTGCAATGCTGCTGCGTTCGATGATCGGTCGAAGTGCCAAGCAATTGCTAGACAGCAATCAAAAAGTAAATATCGATGAAAATATCTTGTATGCCTTATTGACCACAGAAACCTATAGACATGGTGCCCGTTCGTTGGAATTCTTTATTTCGATGAGTCCATTATTGGGTGAGAAGAAGTGGTATTCAAGTCTTTTACCACCAAGATCACAGATGGACATCCATGTCGATGCTGAGGAATTTATGAGTAAAGTATCGGTTCTTGGGATGTGCAAAGAACTGGCCAAAATGTCCCATGAAATGTATCTAGAAGCGGAGTTGGCAAAGAGCCCAAATAAAGATTTGCAAGCGGTAACCCATTGGAAAAACTTAAATGAGACTTACCAGAAGAGTAACATTTCCCAAATTCAGTTTCATATTGAAAGATTTATAGACTCTAATATTGCTATTAGACAGAAAACCTTGCCGAATAAGGAGTTCGTCTTTAATGATGAGGACTTACTGGAATTATCAAAAGCTGAACATGATCGTTGGTATAAGGAACGTATTAGAGACGGTTGGGTCTATGGAGATAAAAGGGATAACTCGAGAAAAGTTCACAACAATTTGGTTCCTTGGGAACAACTTTCTAAAGAAGACAAGCAGAAGGATACCGATGTAATTCTAAGAATCCCTCTACTTTTTAACAAAATAGGTCTAGAGCTATATTATCGATGA
- a CDS encoding toll/interleukin-1 receptor domain-containing protein, translated as MGYAEHNENKCNMNKPYLFISYSSKDKDIVLKDVEQLRELGVNIWVDTQMRTGTNWQKEAFSAINEVDCKVIVLYVSEYSLASDNVLKELEYSRSEEIRVTHPIIDIQILPIQLIKFGEENNINNWYNTYILQTYKGEKEKLNTIYKIKKDFLHNGDIIMDNGVDEHALKYYEGLLRRLQDFGVVDKNQESSFTVEENKPIQEKTSNLISFTLYGESYELKQADFMAKVYEKVLNNNPEKLDLVVEQQQNVAYANQVPESKKVYFRPEKEIAVGQKKVWIGTAYGKPQKLVQIAKLYKILDLDPDKILKIDNENLPEVRSTVQNSSNSSESSNSVKESSGINFKLYDKEYSVANQSEFMYVIYEELLKRHPERLDDVIKRQNHVIYEDKVKAESITYFRVSKLINIAGKEVRVGASLSKADKLRHIRNLFNMLSVPYSDLKSEDILIG; from the coding sequence ATGGGATATGCTGAACATAATGAAAATAAATGTAATATGAATAAGCCTTATTTATTTATTAGTTATTCTAGTAAAGATAAAGACATTGTTCTAAAAGATGTTGAACAATTAAGAGAATTAGGTGTAAATATTTGGGTTGATACTCAAATGAGAACAGGAACGAACTGGCAGAAGGAAGCCTTTTCAGCGATAAATGAAGTAGATTGTAAGGTTATTGTTTTATATGTCAGCGAATATTCACTTGCTAGTGATAATGTGTTAAAAGAGCTCGAATATTCACGTTCAGAAGAAATTAGGGTTACGCACCCTATAATCGATATACAAATATTACCGATACAATTAATAAAATTTGGAGAAGAAAATAACATTAATAATTGGTACAATACTTATATTTTACAGACGTACAAAGGTGAAAAAGAGAAATTAAATACTATATATAAAATCAAAAAGGATTTTCTGCATAATGGAGATATAATTATGGATAATGGGGTTGACGAGCATGCCCTAAAGTATTATGAAGGATTACTTCGTAGACTTCAAGATTTTGGTGTTGTTGATAAGAACCAAGAGTCTAGCTTTACTGTAGAAGAAAATAAACCAATTCAAGAAAAAACCAGTAATTTAATTTCATTTACTTTGTACGGTGAAAGCTATGAATTAAAGCAAGCGGATTTTATGGCAAAGGTCTATGAGAAGGTCTTAAATAATAACCCTGAAAAGTTGGATTTGGTTGTGGAACAGCAGCAAAATGTTGCCTATGCGAACCAGGTACCCGAAAGTAAGAAAGTTTACTTTAGGCCTGAGAAAGAGATTGCTGTTGGTCAGAAAAAAGTATGGATTGGCACGGCCTATGGAAAACCTCAAAAGCTTGTTCAAATTGCTAAGCTCTACAAAATCCTAGATCTAGATCCAGACAAAATTTTAAAAATTGATAATGAAAATTTACCCGAGGTTAGATCAACAGTTCAAAATAGCTCCAATAGTTCAGAAAGCAGCAATAGTGTAAAAGAAAGTAGCGGTATAAACTTTAAGCTATATGATAAAGAATATTCTGTAGCAAATCAAAGTGAGTTTATGTACGTTATTTATGAAGAACTCCTAAAACGTCATCCGGAGCGTTTAGATGACGTCATAAAGCGGCAGAATCATGTAATCTATGAAGACAAGGTAAAGGCGGAATCGATCACCTACTTCAGAGTCTCAAAGCTAATCAATATTGCGGGGAAAGAAGTTAGGGTGGGAGCCTCGTTGAGCAAAGCAGATAAACTGCGGCACATAAGGAATTTATTCAATATGCTTTCCGTTCCCTACAGCGATCTCAAAAGTGAAGATATTCTTATAGGCTAA
- a CDS encoding RyR domain-containing protein, with product MLVIPFIIGFIGYMPLYNNNISWAAYSALRLYQFNTDLNDINVFVEVARWLSPIATIGIVVTVFKSVRDFLELQFRTKRADSCAVYGSSIYATVLKKELGKRAVKIDNNISLRASKQILMFDNDNETIEFYNANLSNPRMNQKIYLHLNNVIRDNLQNENIHVFNLPENCARIYWRDHPIDAPCKIVIIGFGEYGQSLFTHGFVQNTFSVETGVEYHIFGDFNAFKALHYQLGRISNIDKHNPNGDAIFYHNDAWYEDLELLKEANRVILCDQSNKNIEILSQLISLCPVKEIHIKSDSDDFIQTLFCKPKDVDKPKIVSFGSPKDICSPEIVMNEELLKRAKRIHAIYLKSNICNKKASPGCTYLSDENDRCRNKNKCTNKKKDTNQNECSTWNTLNAFQRYSNISQADHIEVKLRLLGLTEKDYRIDDLCKEEADFRAKLKEKLEKELKNLTQEKKEVLSEIEHIRWCKYHYLHNWEYDKDRSDPERKHNCLVPYKELSEDDMNKDQSVYTLIPEILWP from the coding sequence TTGCTTGTAATTCCATTTATCATTGGCTTTATAGGCTATATGCCGCTCTATAACAATAATATATCCTGGGCAGCATACAGCGCCTTAAGACTTTATCAATTCAATACAGATCTCAATGATATTAATGTTTTCGTAGAAGTAGCAAGGTGGCTTTCGCCTATAGCGACGATTGGAATTGTGGTTACAGTATTCAAATCAGTAAGAGATTTTTTAGAATTGCAATTTAGGACGAAAAGAGCTGATAGCTGCGCTGTATATGGAAGTTCTATTTATGCTACGGTTCTTAAGAAAGAACTCGGAAAACGTGCAGTCAAAATTGACAACAATATCTCCTTAAGAGCTTCTAAACAAATCCTTATGTTCGATAATGATAATGAGACTATCGAATTTTATAATGCGAACTTAAGCAATCCGAGGATGAATCAGAAAATCTATTTACATCTCAACAATGTAATTCGTGATAATTTGCAAAATGAAAATATCCATGTCTTTAATCTCCCTGAGAATTGCGCAAGGATTTATTGGAGGGATCATCCTATCGATGCACCCTGTAAGATAGTCATTATCGGATTCGGTGAATATGGCCAGAGTCTGTTTACGCATGGGTTTGTCCAGAATACGTTTAGTGTAGAAACTGGAGTAGAGTATCATATTTTTGGTGACTTTAATGCCTTTAAAGCATTGCATTATCAACTTGGTCGCATATCCAACATTGATAAACATAATCCCAATGGAGATGCGATATTTTACCATAATGATGCTTGGTATGAAGATTTAGAGCTCTTGAAAGAGGCAAACCGAGTTATTCTCTGTGACCAATCCAATAAAAATATTGAAATTCTTAGTCAATTGATTAGCTTATGTCCTGTTAAAGAGATCCATATCAAATCTGATTCTGATGATTTTATTCAGACTTTATTTTGTAAACCTAAAGATGTAGATAAACCTAAAATAGTATCATTTGGTAGTCCAAAGGATATCTGCTCACCTGAAATTGTCATGAATGAAGAATTACTAAAAAGAGCGAAGAGAATCCATGCAATTTATCTTAAGAGTAATATTTGCAATAAGAAGGCAAGCCCTGGATGCACTTACTTGTCCGATGAGAATGACCGTTGTAGAAATAAGAATAAGTGTACAAATAAGAAAAAGGACACAAATCAGAATGAGTGTTCAACTTGGAATACCCTTAATGCGTTTCAACGATATTCTAATATTTCACAAGCCGATCATATTGAAGTGAAACTTAGATTACTTGGCTTAACTGAAAAGGACTATCGTATAGATGATTTATGTAAAGAAGAAGCTGATTTTCGAGCAAAACTCAAAGAAAAACTGGAAAAAGAACTTAAGAATCTTACGCAGGAGAAAAAAGAAGTGCTATCGGAAATTGAACATATTCGATGGTGTAAATATCACTATCTGCACAATTGGGAATATGATAAAGATCGTTCAGATCCTGAGAGAAAACATAATTGTTTAGTCCCGTATAAGGAATTGAGTGAAGATGACATGAATAAGGATCAATCCGTCTATACTCTAATTCCTGAAATCCTTTGGCCGTAA